In Desulfomonile tiedjei, the following proteins share a genomic window:
- a CDS encoding tetratricopeptide repeat protein, with the protein MAAIWKPSWERAWKIVTDFDLEFTREVYYDPLHFLSLMSDQVLVRSLEPNAGIAKVMNVVYHVINSVLVFAFLLMTGTGRRAAFIGALVFAAHPIQVGTVAWIAERKNVLSTLFYLSSMILFLKYLSRGSSKYLAAGQLNDVGARHASPTGDPADPRDVAPTRDASRIQSLDPGTSAGWHYLFFVAILFVLGLLSKPSTVTLPAALLCLVFVCYREMLKDRGVVYVLTALFLLALAWGGYVLSTERTYSSILPPLQYRPLVTAGAIWFYLGKFLAPLQLAPLYPRWDVVENPGWFALGLVALMALGSVLVYFRKGLDKWIVWGMLFFLINLAMVSGLIPFGYMSNSFVADHFLYLPMVGLALIVARCIHLFGRDFGFETLPGKIAIVGLYLWVAVLGLLSVKQTMLWRDPASVWEATLEINKTSVAAYNNYGLLCIERGDFKKAINMFRKAAELAPDFDKPYHNMGWAYRLMGDDESAKKMYEKAIELDPNAELPRRMLGQILDRHGRYDEAIETFKGALKANPKSGSVYNDMGLSYYRSGREEDALRAFDKAIEVTPFYPDPYVHKATALLSRGNADGAIPLLQQAIKLASSAQAHNVLGAAYAHKRDYARALDQFVTAYRLRADFPGIRDNVANAMMDLNNYAAAARFCSESAAKGLPCSAGTVSRISERTP; encoded by the coding sequence ATGGCCGCCATCTGGAAGCCTAGTTGGGAGCGGGCGTGGAAGATCGTCACCGACTTCGACCTGGAGTTCACGCGCGAGGTTTACTACGATCCTCTGCATTTCCTGAGCCTGATGTCCGACCAGGTCCTGGTGCGTTCCCTTGAACCTAACGCGGGGATCGCCAAGGTGATGAACGTTGTTTACCACGTCATCAATTCCGTCCTGGTTTTTGCGTTTCTGCTTATGACCGGGACCGGCAGAAGGGCCGCGTTTATTGGGGCTTTGGTCTTTGCCGCACATCCCATTCAGGTTGGAACGGTCGCCTGGATAGCGGAGAGAAAAAACGTACTTTCAACTCTTTTCTATCTGTCCTCAATGATTCTTTTCCTCAAGTACCTTTCCCGTGGGTCTTCAAAATACTTGGCAGCCGGTCAGCTGAATGATGTAGGGGCGAGGCATGCCTCGCCCACGGGCGATCCCGCCGACCCGCGGGATGTCGCCCCTACGAGGGATGCGTCTCGTATTCAATCACTGGATCCTGGCACCAGCGCCGGATGGCACTATTTATTTTTTGTAGCCATTCTTTTTGTTCTCGGCCTGCTGTCCAAGCCCTCCACGGTAACCTTGCCGGCCGCACTGCTGTGCCTCGTGTTCGTATGCTACCGGGAGATGTTGAAAGACCGCGGTGTCGTCTATGTGTTGACTGCGCTGTTTCTTCTGGCTCTGGCGTGGGGCGGCTATGTGCTATCCACTGAGCGGACCTACTCTTCGATACTCCCGCCGTTGCAGTATCGCCCTTTGGTGACGGCCGGGGCGATTTGGTTTTACTTGGGAAAGTTTTTGGCGCCTCTGCAGTTGGCGCCGCTGTATCCGCGGTGGGATGTTGTTGAGAATCCCGGTTGGTTCGCGCTTGGGCTGGTAGCACTAATGGCTCTGGGTTCCGTGCTGGTCTATTTCAGAAAAGGTCTGGACAAGTGGATCGTCTGGGGAATGCTTTTCTTCCTGATCAACCTTGCCATGGTTTCAGGGCTTATTCCTTTCGGTTACATGAGCAATTCATTTGTCGCGGACCACTTCTTATATCTTCCCATGGTCGGGCTGGCACTGATCGTGGCGCGCTGTATTCACCTTTTTGGCCGAGATTTTGGGTTCGAGACTTTGCCGGGAAAGATTGCGATAGTGGGTCTTTACTTGTGGGTTGCTGTCCTTGGACTCTTGTCCGTAAAGCAGACCATGCTCTGGCGCGATCCGGCGTCCGTATGGGAAGCAACGCTGGAGATCAACAAGACCTCCGTAGCCGCGTACAACAACTATGGGCTGCTGTGCATAGAGCGAGGCGATTTCAAGAAGGCCATTAACATGTTCCGGAAGGCCGCGGAGCTTGCGCCCGACTTCGACAAACCTTACCACAATATGGGATGGGCCTACCGGCTGATGGGTGACGACGAGAGCGCCAAGAAAATGTATGAAAAGGCCATTGAATTAGATCCTAACGCCGAGTTGCCGCGCCGCATGCTGGGCCAGATCCTGGACCGGCACGGCCGGTACGACGAAGCCATCGAGACTTTCAAGGGAGCGTTGAAAGCAAACCCGAAGTCAGGGTCCGTTTACAATGACATGGGATTGTCGTACTACCGATCGGGCCGGGAGGAAGACGCATTGAGGGCGTTTGACAAAGCCATTGAAGTCACTCCTTTTTACCCTGATCCGTACGTGCACAAGGCCACCGCTCTGCTCTCCAGGGGGAACGCGGATGGAGCCATCCCGCTTCTGCAGCAAGCTATCAAACTGGCATCGAGCGCCCAGGCCCACAACGTCCTTGGCGCCGCGTACGCTCATAAACGCGACTATGCCCGAGCATTGGATCAGTTTGTTACAGCGTACCGACTTCGAGCGGACTTTCCCGGAATTAGGGACAATGTGGCAAACGCGATGATGGACTTGAACAACTATGCCGCAGCGGCCCGCTTTTGTTCGGAATCCGCGGCGAAAGGTCTGCCGTGTTCAGCAGGGACGGTCAGCAGAATATCGGAGAGGACCCCCTGA